From the genome of Candidatus Aminicenantes bacterium, one region includes:
- the ribH gene encoding 6,7-dimethyl-8-ribityllumazine synthase — MKEFQGQLVSKGFTYAIIVSRFNNFITEQLLDGAKDALMRSGAKEGEIEVVRVPGAFEIPLVAKRLLLKKKYQAVICLAAIIRGETPHFDFIASEVSKGIAQLNLDFAQPVTYGIITADNTDQAIERAGNKMGNKGFQAAQSAIELLNLFADAKI, encoded by the coding sequence ATGAAAGAATTCCAGGGACAGCTCGTTTCCAAGGGTTTCACCTACGCGATCATCGTTTCCCGCTTCAATAATTTCATCACCGAACAGCTGCTGGACGGAGCCAAGGATGCTCTGATGCGCAGCGGCGCCAAGGAAGGGGAGATCGAGGTGGTCCGCGTGCCCGGGGCCTTCGAGATCCCGCTGGTGGCCAAGCGGCTGCTGCTAAAGAAAAAATACCAGGCCGTGATCTGCCTGGCGGCCATCATCCGCGGCGAAACCCCCCATTTCGATTTCATCGCTTCCGAGGTGAGCAAAGGCATCGCCCAGCTCAACCTGGACTTCGCCCAGCCGGTGACCTACGGCATCATCACCGCCGACAACACCGACCAGGCCATCGAACGGGCGGGAAACAAGATGGGCAACAAGGGCTTCCAGGCCGCGCAATCGGCCATCGAACTGCTCAACCTATTCGCCGATGCCAAGATCTGA
- the nusB gene encoding transcription antitermination factor NusB, with amino-acid sequence MFRIKYSREIILKILYQIDVRKCEAAEAGPLIEEYFATFKRVNPDEEEFIGRMVQIVLDDKAEIDAKISANLIDWKLNRLAPIDRNLMRMGIAEATFNAEKPIIIDDVIRIAKKYSDSDSYKLINAILDKIIP; translated from the coding sequence ATGTTCCGCATCAAGTACAGCCGGGAAATCATTCTAAAAATCCTGTACCAGATTGACGTACGCAAATGCGAGGCGGCCGAAGCGGGGCCGCTGATCGAGGAATATTTCGCCACCTTCAAACGGGTCAACCCCGACGAAGAGGAGTTTATCGGCCGCATGGTGCAGATCGTCCTGGACGACAAGGCGGAAATCGACGCCAAGATTTCGGCCAACCTGATCGATTGGAAGCTGAACCGGCTGGCGCCCATCGACCGCAACCTGATGCGCATGGGCATCGCCGAAGCGACCTTCAACGCGGAGAAGCCGATCATCATCGATGATGTCATCCGCATCGCCAAGAAATACAGCGATTCCGACTCGTACAAGCTGATCAACGCCATCCTGGACAAGATCATCCCATGA
- a CDS encoding transglutaminase-like domain-containing protein, with protein sequence MNMLLLLLYIWMPLRQESNLEVFVACRTPEIFSNYRNYNFKQEIRNDGDGLTVKIKSQSLNFKNLNHAIAGDERYLAGQDPLVRTVFEQVRRNAISIGDYLQNISIYLTNSITYAEADLPQDTVAVLLNRRAHCIGYANVAQTLLACVGIASRPINGFYLRENDAVIEPVPHRWLEIDLPGDRRVFYDPQYQDFSSRYLVTDQSVVFNRVERFLGVVVRKNKKIMDE encoded by the coding sequence ATGAACATGCTGCTGCTGCTGCTCTACATCTGGATGCCGCTGCGCCAGGAGAGCAATCTGGAGGTTTTCGTCGCCTGCCGGACGCCCGAGATCTTCAGCAATTACCGCAACTACAATTTCAAGCAGGAGATCCGCAACGACGGCGACGGCTTGACCGTCAAGATCAAGAGCCAGAGCCTGAATTTCAAAAACCTGAACCATGCCATCGCCGGCGATGAACGCTACCTGGCCGGCCAGGACCCGCTGGTCAGAACGGTTTTCGAACAAGTGCGCCGGAACGCCATCTCCATCGGCGATTATTTGCAGAACATCTCCATTTATTTGACGAATTCCATCACCTATGCCGAGGCCGACCTGCCGCAGGACACGGTGGCGGTGCTGCTCAATCGCCGGGCCCATTGCATCGGTTATGCCAACGTCGCCCAGACGCTGCTGGCCTGCGTGGGCATCGCCAGCCGTCCGATCAACGGATTCTACCTGCGCGAGAACGACGCCGTGATCGAACCGGTGCCGCACCGCTGGCTGGAAATCGACTTGCCGGGAGACCGCCGCGTCTTTTACGATCCGCAGTACCAGGATTTTTCCTCGCGCTACCTGGTCACCGACCAGAGCGTCGTTTTCAACCGCGTCGAGCGCTTCCTGGGAGTCGTCGTCAGGAAAAACAAAAAAATCATGGATGAATGA